In Monodelphis domestica isolate mMonDom1 chromosome 3, mMonDom1.pri, whole genome shotgun sequence, the following proteins share a genomic window:
- the SEPTIN5 gene encoding septin-5 isoform X2: MSTSLRYKSKLVNPVEEKQDHDKQYVGFATLPNQVHRKSVKKGFDFTLMVAGESGLGKSTLVNSLFLTDLYKDRKLLNAEERINQTVEILKHTVDIEEKGVKLKLTIVDTPGFGDAVNNTQCWKPITDYVDQQFEQYFRDESGLNRKNIQDNRVHCCLYFISPFGHGLRPVDVEFMRALHEKVNIVPLIAKADCLVPGEIRKLKERIREEIDKFGIKVYQFPECDSDEDEDFKQQDRELKESAPFAVIGSNTVVEAKGQRVRGRLYPWGIVEVENQAHCDFVKLRNMLIRTHMHDLKDVTCDVHYENYRAHCIQQMTSKLTQDSRMESPIPILPVPTPDTETEKLIKMKDEELRRMQEMLEKMKQQMQDQ, from the exons GACCACGACAAGCAGTATGTGGGCTTTGCCACGCTCCCCAACCAGGTCCACCGCAAGTCGGTCAAGAAGGGCTTCGACTTCACGCTCATGGTTGCCG GAGAGTCGGGCCTGGGGAAGTCGACGCTGGTGAACAGCCTGTTCCTGACAGACCTCTACAAGGACCGCAAGCTCCTCAATGCCGAGG AGAGAATCAACCAGACGGTGGAGATCCTGAAGCACACGGTGGACATCGAGGAGAAAGGAGTGAAGCTAAAACTCACCATTGTGGACACTCCGGGCTTCGGGGATGCTGTGAACAACACCCAGTG CTGGAAGCCCATCACAGACTATGTGGACCAGCAGTTTGAGCAATACTTCCGCGACGAGAGTGGCCTCAACCGCAAGAACATCCAGGACAACCGGGTTCACTGCTGCCTTTACTTCATCTCCCCCTTTGGGCATGG GTTGCGGCCGGTGGATGTGGAGTTCATGAGGGCCCTTCATGAAAAAGTGAACATCGTCCCCCTGATCGCCAAAGCCGACTGCCTGGTCCCCGGAGAGATCCGCAAGCTGAAGGAGCGG ATCCGGGAGGAGATCGACAAGTTTGGGATCAAGGTGTACCAGTTCCCGGAATGCGACTCGGACGAGGACGAGGACTTCAAGCAGCAGGACCGAGAGCTGAAG GAGAGCGCCCCCTTTGCCGTCATAGGCAGTAACACCGTGGTGGAGGCCAAGGGCCAGCGGGTCCGGGGGAGGCTCTATCCCTGGGGCATCGTCGAAG TGGAGAACCAGGCCCACTGCGACTTCGTGAAGCTGCGCAACATGCTCATCCGCACCCACATGCACGACCTGAAGGACGTCACGTGCGACGTGCACTACGAGAACTACCGGGCCCACTGCATCCAGCAGATGACCAG CAAACTGACCCAGGACAGCCGCATGGAGAGCCCCATCCCCATCCTGCCGGTGCCCACGCCGGACACGGAGACCGAGAAGCTCATCAAGATGAAGGACGAGGAG CTGAGGCGGATGCAGGAGATGCTGGAGAAGATGAAGCAGCAGATGCAGGATCAGTGA